One Kribbella sp. NBC_00662 genomic region harbors:
- a CDS encoding pyridoxamine 5'-phosphate oxidase: MQGLERINELGRQDHYLAVAITQRRSGEPAASVVNAGVLDHPLTGEPIAAFVARGHTAKLAHLRRTPQATLVFRAGWQWMGVSGSVELAGPDDPLPGIGAERLRVLLRDIYAAAGGVHPDLEEYDREMVADRRTAVLIRPEHFTNNPPGADHQEDA; this comes from the coding sequence ATGCAAGGACTTGAGCGGATCAACGAACTCGGACGGCAGGATCATTACCTGGCGGTGGCGATCACGCAGCGACGGTCCGGCGAGCCGGCCGCATCGGTGGTGAATGCCGGCGTCCTCGATCATCCCCTGACCGGCGAGCCGATCGCGGCGTTCGTCGCTCGTGGGCACACGGCGAAGCTCGCTCATCTGCGGCGGACCCCGCAGGCGACATTGGTGTTCCGCGCGGGATGGCAGTGGATGGGCGTCAGCGGGTCGGTCGAGCTCGCCGGGCCGGACGACCCGCTGCCAGGGATCGGCGCGGAGCGGCTGCGGGTGTTGCTGCGTGACATCTACGCCGCGGCGGGCGGAGTACATCCGGATCTCGAGGAGTACGACCGCGAGATGGTCGCGGACCGGCGCACGGCGGTGTTGATCCGGCCGGAGCACTTCACGAACAACCCGCCCGGCGCGGACCACCAGGAGGACGCGTGA
- a CDS encoding phytanoyl-CoA dioxygenase family protein, giving the protein MELPGADDIAFYREHGYWISPVIVPPDVLDAAERGMARFYAGDHDHTLPDLPATRGWQAADGDVLRKNDYSSLRVDELAALVRHPAIGATAAALSGADGIRLWHDQLLFKPPGGSARVGWHTDRQYWQSCTSDDMLTAWVGFHDVDEVNGAVGFLPGSHRWSVTGLDFFSQDNAGLEASIAAQGFDPTPVVPRMKRGQVSFHHCRTVHGSSANLSTAPRRSIAIHLQPSSNRWRPGSTHPNDTLVHRNPDPDYTDPAIQPTLWPLENRTTVR; this is encoded by the coding sequence ATGGAGCTACCTGGAGCAGATGACATCGCCTTCTACCGCGAGCACGGCTACTGGATCTCGCCGGTGATCGTGCCGCCCGACGTACTCGATGCGGCCGAGCGCGGAATGGCGCGGTTCTACGCCGGCGACCACGACCACACGCTGCCCGATCTGCCCGCGACGCGCGGGTGGCAGGCGGCCGATGGCGACGTACTGCGGAAGAACGACTACTCGTCCTTGCGGGTCGACGAACTGGCCGCGTTGGTACGGCACCCGGCGATCGGTGCGACCGCGGCCGCGTTGTCCGGCGCGGACGGGATCCGGCTCTGGCACGACCAACTGCTGTTCAAGCCACCGGGCGGTTCGGCGCGGGTCGGATGGCACACGGATCGGCAGTACTGGCAGTCGTGTACGTCGGACGACATGCTCACCGCGTGGGTCGGGTTCCACGACGTGGATGAGGTGAACGGGGCGGTGGGGTTCCTGCCCGGCAGTCACCGGTGGTCCGTGACCGGGCTGGATTTCTTCTCGCAGGACAACGCCGGGCTGGAGGCGTCGATCGCGGCGCAGGGGTTCGACCCGACACCCGTCGTACCGCGGATGAAGCGCGGGCAGGTCAGCTTCCACCACTGCCGGACCGTCCACGGGAGCTCAGCCAACCTGAGTACGGCACCGCGCCGGTCGATCGCGATCCATCTCCAGCCGTCGAGCAACCGTTGGCGCCCCGGTTCGACTCACCCCAACGACACCCTCGTCCACCGGAACCCCGACCCGGACTACACGGATCCGGCGATCCAGCCGACCCTCTGGCCACTTGAGAACCGGACCACGGTCCGTTAG
- a CDS encoding helix-turn-helix domain-containing protein has product MSLHRPSGLRAGFHAEGFPGDSGLLHAGEQWVPEQFLIEPHEHPVWEIYLQQHGSTHWVAGDESYVLHPGHLFAVPPGVTHHLAGRSGNHHFYFAAIDREPVVQRQPALALPWPKTVVHREAGELTHAFAQLVREVTTRYEYADTGLTLAVDHLMLAVSRCLAPAAVPQLAMHPAVRTVKRLLDQEFHERWTLRELGDRTGLAPAYLAELFTTELGQPPHRYLNERRIDRARQLLETSDITVTALAVSLGFSSSQHFARVFRQLTGTTPTAFRSSPAR; this is encoded by the coding sequence GTGTCCTTGCATCGTCCCAGCGGCCTCCGCGCCGGATTCCACGCCGAAGGTTTCCCGGGGGACAGTGGCCTGCTGCACGCGGGCGAGCAATGGGTGCCTGAGCAGTTCTTGATCGAGCCGCACGAACATCCGGTCTGGGAGATCTACCTGCAACAGCACGGCAGCACGCACTGGGTCGCCGGCGACGAGAGCTACGTCCTCCACCCAGGGCATCTGTTCGCCGTACCGCCCGGTGTCACCCATCACCTGGCCGGCCGGTCCGGCAACCATCACTTCTACTTCGCCGCGATCGACCGCGAACCCGTCGTACAACGACAGCCCGCGCTCGCGCTGCCCTGGCCGAAGACCGTCGTACACCGGGAGGCGGGCGAGCTCACGCACGCCTTCGCGCAACTGGTCCGCGAGGTCACCACCCGCTACGAGTACGCCGACACCGGACTGACGCTGGCAGTCGACCACCTGATGCTCGCGGTATCGCGGTGTCTGGCGCCGGCCGCCGTACCGCAGCTTGCGATGCACCCGGCGGTGCGGACCGTGAAACGCCTGCTGGACCAGGAGTTTCACGAGCGCTGGACCCTGCGGGAGCTGGGTGATCGCACCGGACTCGCACCGGCGTACCTGGCCGAGCTCTTCACCACCGAACTCGGCCAGCCGCCCCACCGGTACCTCAACGAACGCCGGATCGACCGCGCCCGCCAACTCCTCGAAACCAGCGACATCACCGTCACGGCGCTCGCCGTCAGCCTCGGCTTCAGCTCCAGCCAGCACTTCGCCCGCGTGTTCCGTCAGCTGACCGGGACCACCCCGACGGCGTTCAGATCGTCACCAGCGCGGTGA